The following are encoded together in the Nitrospirota bacterium genome:
- the glnE gene encoding bifunctional [glutamate--ammonia ligase]-adenylyl-L-tyrosine phosphorylase/[glutamate--ammonia-ligase] adenylyltransferase, giving the protein MPFDNDITITDERLLSCGIVDLPQARKNLELLRKTLGAEQFSTLVSPLAACLSTAADPDLALNNFERFVSALTEAASFPPLCGKEPGLLTSLITVFGASRFLATFLLSDTDRSLSLLADRGFLAPSPGKPLLAKQLADLVGGDDEKDFFRSLRLFRKREMLRIGLRDLLNRADLRETVEDLSDLAEVVLQAAYAWADAALRDRHGSPMLELPDGTAAPARFAVIAMGKLGGRELNFSSDVDLMYVYTGDGETEGASRADGTAPGRITNHQYFIRLAEKLSAAIGQKTEDGFVFRVDLRLRPEGQRGPLAQSLGGYEIYYESWGQTWERAALIKARPVAGDEALGREFLERITPFVFRKYLDFSAIAEIRDMKQKINKDVEQKGRSHRDVKLGYGGIREIEFVVQALQLIYAGRDRSLREKNALRALHALSQKGLVTYREQDALARAYVFLRTVEHRIQILDDLQTQTMPSDEREVRALARRAGYFEHGREADLLLRDYAEHTRKVRAIYDDLFAFTGEERVQDGLPREYALLLDRETPEQDALDLFERYGFRDPAKAHRDLILLREGEAFVHQTPRSRRLFNEIFPALFQEMVTSPDPDMALNHLESFLAAQGSWESFQALLRLDAAAGRLLISIFANSEYFSRMLINRPALLQNLLESRRSYGTGTCAVFARGLAEALERAPDLSEKLDALRRFKHQEEIRLGLADLLSGMGLRAVSRDLSKLAEVCLDAALKLAAAEVGRRFHASVSVAGLAIIGVGKLGGRELTYGSDLDILFVYSEQRARSLPDGVSAFELFSKVAEKTISYLSTLTREGFAFRIDTRLRPTGSKGPLVQSIEAFRSYYAGEAETWERQALLRARPVAGDSTVGGEFRSGIRSLIYRDPDREALAQDVRAMRRRMEEEIGREDRTSYNIKQGSGGLVDIEFIVQYLQLLHGKRHLRLQVPGTENALHVLGREGLLTREQHDRLQTSYRFLRRLESRMRIVSNQASSDLSKDALTLHALALRMGYEDGDSPAGRKMLDEYLAVSRQVRELFGAVLGARGTPGSG; this is encoded by the coding sequence ATGCCATTTGACAATGATATAACGATCACCGACGAGCGCCTGTTGTCCTGCGGCATCGTGGACCTCCCCCAGGCTCGAAAGAACCTTGAACTGCTGCGGAAGACGCTTGGCGCAGAACAGTTCTCCACGCTTGTCTCTCCGCTCGCTGCATGCCTCTCCACCGCGGCCGACCCTGACCTTGCGCTGAACAATTTCGAGCGGTTTGTCAGCGCGTTGACCGAAGCCGCGTCCTTTCCCCCGCTGTGCGGGAAAGAGCCCGGTCTTCTGACGTCCCTGATCACGGTCTTCGGAGCCAGCCGGTTCCTTGCGACCTTCCTCCTGAGCGATACCGACCGGAGCCTCTCCCTCCTTGCGGACCGGGGTTTTCTGGCGCCTTCCCCGGGGAAACCGCTCCTCGCGAAACAGCTCGCGGACCTCGTCGGCGGCGACGATGAGAAAGACTTCTTCCGGTCCCTCCGGCTCTTCCGGAAGCGGGAAATGCTCAGGATCGGCCTTCGCGATCTTCTGAACAGGGCGGACCTCCGTGAGACCGTCGAGGACCTGTCCGACCTTGCCGAGGTTGTTCTCCAGGCTGCCTATGCGTGGGCCGATGCGGCGCTCCGTGACCGGCACGGAAGTCCGATGCTCGAACTCCCGGATGGCACGGCGGCCCCGGCCCGATTCGCGGTCATTGCCATGGGCAAACTGGGAGGACGGGAGCTGAACTTCAGCTCCGACGTGGACCTCATGTATGTCTACACGGGGGACGGCGAGACGGAAGGAGCATCCCGGGCCGACGGGACCGCGCCGGGCAGGATCACGAACCACCAGTACTTCATCAGGCTAGCGGAAAAGCTGAGCGCCGCCATCGGCCAGAAGACCGAAGATGGATTCGTGTTCCGCGTCGACCTTCGTCTCCGGCCCGAGGGACAGCGGGGTCCGCTCGCGCAGAGCCTGGGAGGCTACGAGATCTACTATGAGTCCTGGGGCCAGACCTGGGAGCGGGCGGCGCTCATCAAGGCCCGTCCCGTGGCAGGGGACGAGGCCCTGGGCAGGGAGTTTCTGGAGCGCATCACGCCCTTCGTGTTCCGGAAATACCTCGATTTCAGCGCCATTGCCGAGATCAGGGACATGAAACAAAAGATCAACAAGGACGTGGAGCAGAAGGGCAGGTCCCACCGCGACGTGAAGCTCGGCTACGGCGGGATCCGCGAGATCGAGTTCGTGGTCCAGGCGCTCCAGCTCATCTATGCGGGGCGCGACCGGTCGCTGCGCGAGAAGAACGCGCTCCGGGCCCTGCATGCGCTCTCCCAGAAGGGTCTGGTCACGTACCGCGAGCAGGACGCGCTCGCGAGGGCATACGTGTTCCTGCGCACCGTCGAGCACCGCATCCAGATACTCGACGATCTCCAGACGCAGACCATGCCTTCCGATGAGCGCGAGGTCCGCGCCCTCGCGCGGCGGGCCGGCTACTTCGAGCATGGCCGCGAGGCGGATCTCCTGCTTCGCGACTATGCGGAGCACACGCGGAAGGTCCGGGCGATCTATGACGACCTGTTCGCGTTCACCGGAGAGGAGCGGGTGCAGGACGGTTTGCCGCGGGAGTACGCATTGCTGCTGGACCGGGAGACCCCGGAACAGGATGCTCTTGACCTGTTCGAGCGGTACGGGTTCCGCGATCCCGCAAAGGCCCATCGCGACCTGATCCTGCTCCGGGAGGGCGAGGCCTTCGTCCATCAGACGCCGCGCAGCCGCAGGCTGTTCAATGAGATATTCCCGGCGCTGTTCCAGGAGATGGTCACGTCTCCGGACCCCGACATGGCCCTGAACCACCTGGAGTCCTTTCTTGCCGCGCAGGGATCCTGGGAGTCCTTTCAGGCGCTACTGAGGCTCGATGCCGCGGCAGGCAGGCTCCTGATCTCGATCTTTGCGAACAGCGAATATTTTTCAAGGATGCTGATCAACAGGCCGGCACTGCTCCAGAACCTGCTCGAATCGAGAAGGTCCTACGGCACCGGGACCTGCGCCGTCTTCGCACGCGGGCTCGCGGAAGCGCTGGAACGAGCGCCCGACCTTTCCGAGAAGCTGGACGCCCTGCGCCGGTTCAAGCACCAGGAAGAGATACGGCTCGGCCTGGCGGACCTGCTGTCGGGCATGGGCCTCCGGGCGGTTTCCCGCGACCTCTCGAAACTCGCCGAGGTCTGCCTCGATGCCGCGCTTAAGCTGGCTGCCGCCGAGGTCGGCCGCCGGTTCCATGCATCGGTCTCCGTGGCGGGCCTCGCGATCATCGGCGTGGGCAAATTGGGCGGAAGGGAACTCACCTATGGGTCGGACCTTGACATCCTGTTCGTCTATTCCGAGCAGCGCGCCCGGTCGCTGCCGGACGGCGTCTCCGCCTTCGAACTTTTCAGCAAGGTCGCTGAAAAAACGATCTCCTATCTTTCGACACTCACCCGCGAGGGGTTCGCGTTCCGCATCGATACGAGGCTCCGGCCGACCGGGTCGAAGGGTCCTTTGGTCCAGAGCATCGAGGCTTTCAGGAGCTACTATGCCGGGGAGGCAGAGACCTGGGAGCGCCAGGCACTGCTCCGGGCGCGTCCCGTTGCAGGCGACAGCACGGTGGGCGGAGAGTTCCGGAGCGGGATCCGGAGCCTGATCTATCGCGATCCGGACCGGGAGGCGCTTGCCCAGGACGTTCGCGCGATGCGCAGGAGGATGGAGGAAGAAATCGGCAGGGAAGACAGGACGTCCTACAACATCAAGCAGGGGAGCGGCGGGCTCGTGGACATCGAGTTCATTGTCCAGTATCTTCAGCTCCTGCACGGAAAGCGGCATCTGAGGCTTCAGGTCCCGGGGACCGAGAACGCGCTGCACGTGCTCGGCCGTGAGGGGCTCCTGACGCGGGAACAGCACGACCGGCTGCAGACGTCCTACCGGTTCCTCAGGCGGCTCGAGAGCAGGATGCGGATCGTGTCGAACCAGGCGTCCAGCGATCTGTCGAAGGACGCTCTCACCCTGCATGCGCTGGCGCTCAGAATGGGATACGAGGACGGAGACTCGCCTGCCGGTCGAAAAATGCTGGACGAATACCTTGCGGTGAGCAGGCAGGTCCGGGAACTGTTCGGAGCTGTCCTGGGCGCGCGGGGAACGCCGGGGAGCGGCTGA